The Edwardsiella tarda ATCC 15947 = NBRC 105688 region CACCCTAAACCAACGACAGATCTCTTCAATGCTGAATGAGCGACTTTCCAATAGCTGGGCTGCTTCAGGGTTCATAGTCACATTCTGATAAGAGAGATCATTCTCTAGTATCATCAACTTGCCAGCATTTTTTGAGCCAACAAAGGCATTCATATTTTTACGAAGCCGCTCACGCTGCTCTCTCGTAAGCGCCATTTTTGATGATAGAAAACCGGTGCTCTGCAACCCGTTTTCAAATATTTTGGCTGCAGCCTCATCAACGGCCATCGCCGCGCCAATGACATCACGCCCTGCCATCATGGGCATCATTCCACAGATGCCATCCAAGCCAAAACCTCGAATATGCATCATGTGATCAGGCTGGATGGTGCGTGTCACACCATTATCGGTATAGGTGTACTGCAAAGACCCGGAATCAGACCGCTTTACCACCATGTTCTGAGGTAACAGCGGGATCAGGGCCACCAACTTTTTACCGATCATTCGCTTCTCAATGAAAGCATTTCCCCGCAGGCAAATACTGGCAACCAGCATCAGCATAAAACGGGATGGCGTCATTTCGAGATTTGGCCGACGACAAAGCACCTGATAAGCCGGATGCGCCAGCGCCAATGCTTTTGACCCGTCAGGTTGGCGCCGGTACACCTTCAGTGGAAGTGTTGATATCGACTCACTGAGCAGTCTGACACAAGCCCATACAGCAGAAAGCTGAACCGCCTTATCGACCGTCACCGTTTTCCCGCTACTACTCACGCCCATCCAATCCTGAAGAAAGGTGCCGTTTGTCAGGCTTACCGGGACACCAAGCCAATTTAAAAGGGCGCTTTTAATGCGCCCTGGTTGTGTGCTCTTTCCCATCAGATACCCACCATAATCGGATCATCAAAGAAACCATCAATGTCTCCCTCTTCTTCCTGTACGCCATCAGCAGCCCCAACCGACATGGCCATCGCCACTACACCATCGATGCGGCCATTGCTACGGCGCTTACTGAACACTCGGTTACCGCTTTTATCTTCCTCGATCACCGTATTAGCCGCGTTCCAGCGTAGGCATGGGTTATAAACGATGATGATTTTCTTCTCGGTGATAAGCTGCTCCAGCAGCTCTATAGAATGGGGCATCCATAGCCCTGACTCAGTCGATTTACCAAACCCCTGACCGTGTGGCGTCAGTGGTATCGTCACCCCCTCATCATCCAGCTCAGGGATCAAGTAGTCGATGTGATAGCGGTCAAATGCAATGCTCTTAATATCGAACATCGGAGATAGCTCTGCGATCCGCTTAGCAACAAAGCCATAATCGATCGCCGAACCTTTTGGTGCATGCAGATAGCCATCGCGTAGCCAGGCGTCATAAGGAACCCGATCTACACGCGCACGATCAAATAACGTGTCACCCGGCGTCCAGAACTCAACCAGTGCCGTATTAACCCTCGGGAAGTACAAGGATAGCGCTGTCAGATCTCGCTTGCCGGACAGGTCTAAGCCGCCGTAACAGCTCTCCCCACGCAACGATTCAAGGGAGACTTCCTGCTCACAAGCCATCCAAACATCGCCACTGATCCACGGGTTTTCAGCATCAACCCACTGACAGAAGTTAAGGCGCCGTACCAGGCTTTCCTTCGCAGGCATTCCCCGGGCATCCTCGACCTGCTCACGCAGGTAGTCGGGGCGGAATGTGTAGCCCATTGAGGGATTGGCCTTACCCCAGCAGGACTCATCCTTAAACGGGTCATCACCATCATCCAGAGAGCAAATAAACGCAAAAAAAGCGTCGTTACTCGCCTGCCCTGCAGCAATCTTTTGGCCGTACTGATGATAGTCGTAACACACGCTGGTCTTATCATGGCCACTGTTGGTGATCATGAAGATCAGCGCCTGCCGCCGACCTTTCGTTCCGGCGCGCATCATCTCTACGGCTCGGTTGTCTTTATGTTCATGGATTTCATCAATCAGCGCACAATGTGGGCGGGGGCCTGACTGGCCATCATCCGAACTAATTGGCCGGAAAAAGGAGCCTGCCTGTAAGTAAGCCAGGTTCCACTCTTTCCCAGCGCCACCCGATTTATCGATGCGTTGAGATAGAGCGGGAGACTGATCAACCATTGCAACCGCATCACGGAACAAGATCATGGCCTGATCTTTCTTCGTCGCTGCGGCATAGACCTCTGCGCGAGGCTCTCTATCGGCAACCAGGCAATATAACCCCACCCCTGCGGCAAGTGGTGATTTTCCCGATCCCTTACCAGACTCTACATACGCCGTTCGAAATCGGCGAGATCCGTCTGCACGCTTCCAGCCAAACAGGGAGCCCACCACGAAGCACTGCCAGGGCAATAGAATAAATGGCGCCCCCTCATGCTCGCCGCCATTGAGCTTCAGCACCTTGGCATAAAAATCAATGACGCGCTTTACGGCATCCGTATCCCACACCAACCCTCGGGATGGCCCCTCTTCGAGATCGCGCAAATGACGCTTACAGGCATTACGAATATCAGGCCCCGCGATCACCTTTCCATCGGTCACATCGCGAGCGTACTGGGTCGCAGGATCAACCGAAGAACTGGTTGAGCGGGTCCTCTTCTTTCTCTCCACCATCAACATGTACCTTAGAGCGAGCAGCAGGTGTCAGCCCAAACTCAACCAAATAGCTCTTAAATCGACGATCAGCATCTGCCAGCATGGCTACAGCCGGATTCGCTTTAATGAGAAAGTCGCCCATCTGGGTTTTTGTGGTATATGTGCGCCCCTCGATCGCGATAGTGTCACGCAACTGCAAAATATCTGCGTAGATATCACAGAGACGCTCAAGCGCCAGCGTATCGGCGACGGTAAGAATCCCCATACCATCCAGCAAGAGAGTTAGTTTCCCCCACGCCACTTTTCCCCAGTCGGTCAAATGCGCCGGAGGGCTCGGTATTTCTCGTGCCGGAGTGGGCTCTTTATCATTGAGTTTTCGCTTGCCCGGATTACCGGTCACCACTTTGAGGTGGGTCGGTTTCGGGCGTCGTCCTGCCATCGGAACCTCCCGGAAAAAAACTTTTCATTTCGCGGTTGTGCACGGAAAGGAGAAGCGGCGGTCATTTAGCGTGAGAGGGGTGAACTTTCACCCCGCCCCTCCCCAGTGCTTGTTGGCGCC contains the following coding sequences:
- a CDS encoding phage portal protein, with amino-acid sequence MGKSTQPGRIKSALLNWLGVPVSLTNGTFLQDWMGVSSSGKTVTVDKAVQLSAVWACVRLLSESISTLPLKVYRRQPDGSKALALAHPAYQVLCRRPNLEMTPSRFMLMLVASICLRGNAFIEKRMIGKKLVALIPLLPQNMVVKRSDSGSLQYTYTDNGVTRTIQPDHMMHIRGFGLDGICGMMPMMAGRDVIGAAMAVDEAAAKIFENGLQSTGFLSSKMALTREQRERLRKNMNAFVGSKNAGKLMILENDLSYQNVTMNPEAAQLLESRSFSIEEICRWFRVPPMMVGHTTKQSSWASSVEGMNLIFLTNTLRPLLVNIEQEIARCLLDTDDDYFAEFSVEGFLRADSAGRSAYYTTALQNGWMSRNDVRRLENLPPIDGGDIYTVQLNLTPLDQLGNETASSSERARAAMAGWLFPERSDSPSQSSSSLSSHSVDQE
- a CDS encoding terminase large subunit, producing MVERKKRTRSTSSSVDPATQYARDVTDGKVIAGPDIRNACKRHLRDLEEGPSRGLVWDTDAVKRVIDFYAKVLKLNGGEHEGAPFILLPWQCFVVGSLFGWKRADGSRRFRTAYVESGKGSGKSPLAAGVGLYCLVADREPRAEVYAAATKKDQAMILFRDAVAMVDQSPALSQRIDKSGGAGKEWNLAYLQAGSFFRPISSDDGQSGPRPHCALIDEIHEHKDNRAVEMMRAGTKGRRQALIFMITNSGHDKTSVCYDYHQYGQKIAAGQASNDAFFAFICSLDDGDDPFKDESCWGKANPSMGYTFRPDYLREQVEDARGMPAKESLVRRLNFCQWVDAENPWISGDVWMACEQEVSLESLRGESCYGGLDLSGKRDLTALSLYFPRVNTALVEFWTPGDTLFDRARVDRVPYDAWLRDGYLHAPKGSAIDYGFVAKRIAELSPMFDIKSIAFDRYHIDYLIPELDDEGVTIPLTPHGQGFGKSTESGLWMPHSIELLEQLITEKKIIIVYNPCLRWNAANTVIEEDKSGNRVFSKRRSNGRIDGVVAMAMSVGAADGVQEEEGDIDGFFDDPIMVGI
- a CDS encoding phage terminase small subunit P27 family, with protein sequence MAGRRPKPTHLKVVTGNPGKRKLNDKEPTPAREIPSPPAHLTDWGKVAWGKLTLLLDGMGILTVADTLALERLCDIYADILQLRDTIAIEGRTYTTKTQMGDFLIKANPAVAMLADADRRFKSYLVEFGLTPAARSKVHVDGGEKEEDPLNQFFG